The proteins below come from a single Rosa rugosa chromosome 2, drRosRugo1.1, whole genome shotgun sequence genomic window:
- the LOC133728661 gene encoding G-type lectin S-receptor-like serine/threonine-protein kinase CES101 isoform X2 has product MAGGVDLICLVFMWSLWSAACNGATNTLKPGESLNSSSLLVSANGKFTMNFRAHELDPKHSYLVITWNGSHNYAWVANREASILYPSGALTLDRNNTLKVTHRDGDALVLYSADSETISGDAVATLMDDGNFVLQEVSSDGSAKRVLWQSFDYPGDVLLPGMKLGVNRSNGHNWSLSCWFTERSAVAGPFTLDWDPDGHDLKIKRRGVVYWSSGVFRDGSFENIKEKRYNFSIVSKKNEDYFSYTTLDENAVSEWLLTTIGRLKDFDESIDIAKADSCYGYNTEGGCQIWDQPKCRRSSAVFEQQNGYFNPTGASGTTATSTSDSNTSLSISDCKAACWADCNCIGFLFLFPNQTGCRYWTGNLKFIADSISYNSNVVYVLATKSVDSSNASHKWIWIGIALVAVLLAMVLCSMCYLLRRRKLAGENQRNVQDMLNMMNSNTPTNANGLQNDGKGGHDLRVFKYASIIAATCNFSDENKLGEGGFGPVYMGKLVTGQEVAVKRLSKCSGQGISEFKNELILIHELQHTNLVKLFGFCIQDSTRCQQLDWNKRFNIIGGIAQGLVYLHNYSRMRIIHRDLKASNVLLDENLNPKISDFGMARIFMNDEQEANTLNIVGTRGYMSPEYVMGGNFSIKSDVYSFGVLMLEILSGRRNNSFYNDDRAFNLVGYAWALWKEGAGLRLMDPTLGDSCDEHQLLRCIHVGLLCVEESAASRPTMLDVIPMLTNESMSLPVPTKPAFCTERNVITDAIGGRGLEMVSSINGISNSGFDGR; this is encoded by the exons ATGGCTGGCGGTGTCGATTTGATTTGCTTGGTGTTTATGTGGAGCTTGTGGAGTGCTGCTTGTAATGGTGCAACAAACACTCTGAAACCAGGTGAAAGTCTAAATTCTTCAAGCTTGTTAGTTTCTGCAAATGGGAAGTTCACTATGAATTTTCGTGCTCATGAGCTTGATCCAAAACATAGTTACTTAGTTATAACGTGGAATGGGAGTCATAACTATGCATGGGTTGCGAATAGAGAAGCATCCATTTTGTACCCTTCTGGAGCTCTTACATTGGACAGGAACAACACATTGAAGGTTACTCACAGAGATGGGGATGCTCTGGTGCTTTACTCTGCTGATTCGGAGACTATCAGTGGTGATGCTGTGGCTACTCTTATGGATGATGGGAATTTTGTGCTGCAAGAAGTGAGCTCTGATGGATCGGCGAAGAGGGTTTTGTGGCAGAGTTTTGATTATCCTGGAGATGTGCTTCTGCCAGGTATGAAATTAGGGGTTAACCGTAGTAATGGCCACAATTGGTCACTGTCGTGCTGGTTTACTGAGAGAAGTGCAGTGGCAGGACCTTTCACTCTTGATTGGGACCCTGATGGACACGACTTGAAAATTAAGCGGCGTGGGGTGGTGTATTGGAGTAGTGGAGTGTTTCGAGATGGGAGTTTTGAAAATATTAAGGAGAAGAGGTATAATTTTAGCATTGTTTCAAAGAAGAATGAAGACTATTTCAGTTACACTACTTTAGATGAAAATGCTGTATCAGAGTGGCTGCTAACCACAATAGGGCGACTAAAAGACTTTGATGAATCAATTGATATTGCAAAAGCAGATTCCTGTTATGGGTATAACACTGAAGGTGGATGCCAGATTTGGGACCAGCCAAAGTGTCGGCGTTCTAGTGCTGTATTTGAGCAACAAAATGGTTACTTTAATCCAACAGGTGCTAGCGGCACTACTGCAACATCAACAAGTGATTCAAATACAAGTCTCAGTATTAGTGACTGTAAGGCTGCTTGTTGGGCAGATTGTAACTGTATTGGATTCCTCTTTCTGTTTCCTAATCAGACTGGATGTCGGTATTGGACTGGAAACTTGAAATTCATTGCAGACAGCATAAGTTATAATTCAAATGTTGTATATGTTTTAGCAACAAAGTCAGTCGACAGCAGCA ATGCATCGCATaagtggatatggattggtaTTGCACTTGTCGCTGTTCTTCTGGCAATGGTGCTTTGTAGCATGTGCTACCTACTACGAAGAAGAAAACTTGCAG GTGAGAACCAAAGAAATGTCCAGGATATGCTGAACATGATGAATTCTAATACACCTACTAATGCTAATGGACTTCAAAATGATGGAAAGGGGGGACATGATTTAAGGGTATTTAAGTATGCGTCTATCATAGCCGCCACCTGCAACTTCTCTGATGAAAATAAGCTAGGAGAAGGCGGTTTTGGACCTGTTTATATG GGGAAATTGGTGACCGGACAAGAAGTGGCAGTGAAGAGGCTTTCAAAATGTTCAGGACAGGGAATATCGGAGTTTAAGAATGAGTTGATACTTATACATGAACTCCAACATACAAACCTTGTTAAGCTCTTCGGATTTTGCATTCAAG ATTCAACTAGATGCCAGCAGCTCGATTGGAACAAACGTTTCAACATAATTGGAGGAATTGCTCAAGGTTTGGTTTACTTGCACAATTATTCCAGAATGAGAATAATTCATAGAGATTTAAAAGCAAGTAATGTTCTGCTTGATGAAAACTTGaatcccaaaatttctgacTTTGGAATGGCAAGGATTTTCATGAATGATGAACAAGAAGCAAATACTTTGAATATTGTTGGGACCCG TGGTTATATGTCCCCCGAATATGTTATGGGGGGAAATTTTTCCATAAAATCGGATGTCTATAGTTTCGGAGTGTTAATGCTTGAAATCCTAAGTGGTAGGAGAAACAACAGCTTCTACAATGATGATCGCGCCTTCAACTTAGTTGGCTAT GCATGGGCGTTATGGAAAGAAGGTGCAGGACTAAGACTAATGGATCCGACACTTGGCGATTCGTGTGATGAACATCAATTGTTGAGGTGCATCCATGTTGGTCTGCTTTGTGTGGAGGAAAGTGCAGCTAGTCGACCCACGATGTTAGATGTGATACCTATGTTGACCAATGAAAGCATGTCTTTACCAGTTCCTACAAAACCAGCATTCTGTACAGAAAGAAATGTGATCACAGATGCTATAGGTGGAAGAGGATTGGAAATGGTTTCATCTATAAATGGTATCTCCAATTCTGGTTTTGATGGGCGTTAA
- the LOC133728661 gene encoding G-type lectin S-receptor-like serine/threonine-protein kinase CES101 isoform X1 encodes MAGGVDLICLVFMWSLWSAACNGATNTLKPGESLNSSSLLVSANGKFTMNFRAHELDPKHSYLVITWNGSHNYAWVANREASILYPSGALTLDRNNTLKVTHRDGDALVLYSADSETISGDAVATLMDDGNFVLQEVSSDGSAKRVLWQSFDYPGDVLLPGMKLGVNRSNGHNWSLSCWFTERSAVAGPFTLDWDPDGHDLKIKRRGVVYWSSGVFRDGSFENIKEKRYNFSIVSKKNEDYFSYTTLDENAVSEWLLTTIGRLKDFDESIDIAKADSCYGYNTEGGCQIWDQPKCRRSSAVFEQQNGYFNPTGASGTTATSTSDSNTSLSISDCKAACWADCNCIGFLFLFPNQTGCRYWTGNLKFIADSISYNSNVVYVLATKSVDSSNASHKWIWIGIALVAVLLAMVLCSMCYLLRRRKLAGENQRNVQDMLNMMNSNTPTNANGLQNDGKGGHDLRVFKYASIIAATCNFSDENKLGEGGFGPVYMGKLVTGQEVAVKRLSKCSGQGISEFKNELILIHELQHTNLVKLFGFCIQGEERMLIYEYMTNKSLDYFLFDSTRCQQLDWNKRFNIIGGIAQGLVYLHNYSRMRIIHRDLKASNVLLDENLNPKISDFGMARIFMNDEQEANTLNIVGTRGYMSPEYVMGGNFSIKSDVYSFGVLMLEILSGRRNNSFYNDDRAFNLVGYAWALWKEGAGLRLMDPTLGDSCDEHQLLRCIHVGLLCVEESAASRPTMLDVIPMLTNESMSLPVPTKPAFCTERNVITDAIGGRGLEMVSSINGISNSGFDGR; translated from the exons ATGGCTGGCGGTGTCGATTTGATTTGCTTGGTGTTTATGTGGAGCTTGTGGAGTGCTGCTTGTAATGGTGCAACAAACACTCTGAAACCAGGTGAAAGTCTAAATTCTTCAAGCTTGTTAGTTTCTGCAAATGGGAAGTTCACTATGAATTTTCGTGCTCATGAGCTTGATCCAAAACATAGTTACTTAGTTATAACGTGGAATGGGAGTCATAACTATGCATGGGTTGCGAATAGAGAAGCATCCATTTTGTACCCTTCTGGAGCTCTTACATTGGACAGGAACAACACATTGAAGGTTACTCACAGAGATGGGGATGCTCTGGTGCTTTACTCTGCTGATTCGGAGACTATCAGTGGTGATGCTGTGGCTACTCTTATGGATGATGGGAATTTTGTGCTGCAAGAAGTGAGCTCTGATGGATCGGCGAAGAGGGTTTTGTGGCAGAGTTTTGATTATCCTGGAGATGTGCTTCTGCCAGGTATGAAATTAGGGGTTAACCGTAGTAATGGCCACAATTGGTCACTGTCGTGCTGGTTTACTGAGAGAAGTGCAGTGGCAGGACCTTTCACTCTTGATTGGGACCCTGATGGACACGACTTGAAAATTAAGCGGCGTGGGGTGGTGTATTGGAGTAGTGGAGTGTTTCGAGATGGGAGTTTTGAAAATATTAAGGAGAAGAGGTATAATTTTAGCATTGTTTCAAAGAAGAATGAAGACTATTTCAGTTACACTACTTTAGATGAAAATGCTGTATCAGAGTGGCTGCTAACCACAATAGGGCGACTAAAAGACTTTGATGAATCAATTGATATTGCAAAAGCAGATTCCTGTTATGGGTATAACACTGAAGGTGGATGCCAGATTTGGGACCAGCCAAAGTGTCGGCGTTCTAGTGCTGTATTTGAGCAACAAAATGGTTACTTTAATCCAACAGGTGCTAGCGGCACTACTGCAACATCAACAAGTGATTCAAATACAAGTCTCAGTATTAGTGACTGTAAGGCTGCTTGTTGGGCAGATTGTAACTGTATTGGATTCCTCTTTCTGTTTCCTAATCAGACTGGATGTCGGTATTGGACTGGAAACTTGAAATTCATTGCAGACAGCATAAGTTATAATTCAAATGTTGTATATGTTTTAGCAACAAAGTCAGTCGACAGCAGCA ATGCATCGCATaagtggatatggattggtaTTGCACTTGTCGCTGTTCTTCTGGCAATGGTGCTTTGTAGCATGTGCTACCTACTACGAAGAAGAAAACTTGCAG GTGAGAACCAAAGAAATGTCCAGGATATGCTGAACATGATGAATTCTAATACACCTACTAATGCTAATGGACTTCAAAATGATGGAAAGGGGGGACATGATTTAAGGGTATTTAAGTATGCGTCTATCATAGCCGCCACCTGCAACTTCTCTGATGAAAATAAGCTAGGAGAAGGCGGTTTTGGACCTGTTTATATG GGGAAATTGGTGACCGGACAAGAAGTGGCAGTGAAGAGGCTTTCAAAATGTTCAGGACAGGGAATATCGGAGTTTAAGAATGAGTTGATACTTATACATGAACTCCAACATACAAACCTTGTTAAGCTCTTCGGATTTTGCATTCAAGGTGAAGAGAGGATGTTGATATACGAGTACATGACGAACAAAAGCTTGGACTACTTTTTATTTG ATTCAACTAGATGCCAGCAGCTCGATTGGAACAAACGTTTCAACATAATTGGAGGAATTGCTCAAGGTTTGGTTTACTTGCACAATTATTCCAGAATGAGAATAATTCATAGAGATTTAAAAGCAAGTAATGTTCTGCTTGATGAAAACTTGaatcccaaaatttctgacTTTGGAATGGCAAGGATTTTCATGAATGATGAACAAGAAGCAAATACTTTGAATATTGTTGGGACCCG TGGTTATATGTCCCCCGAATATGTTATGGGGGGAAATTTTTCCATAAAATCGGATGTCTATAGTTTCGGAGTGTTAATGCTTGAAATCCTAAGTGGTAGGAGAAACAACAGCTTCTACAATGATGATCGCGCCTTCAACTTAGTTGGCTAT GCATGGGCGTTATGGAAAGAAGGTGCAGGACTAAGACTAATGGATCCGACACTTGGCGATTCGTGTGATGAACATCAATTGTTGAGGTGCATCCATGTTGGTCTGCTTTGTGTGGAGGAAAGTGCAGCTAGTCGACCCACGATGTTAGATGTGATACCTATGTTGACCAATGAAAGCATGTCTTTACCAGTTCCTACAAAACCAGCATTCTGTACAGAAAGAAATGTGATCACAGATGCTATAGGTGGAAGAGGATTGGAAATGGTTTCATCTATAAATGGTATCTCCAATTCTGGTTTTGATGGGCGTTAA